One segment of Marvinbryantia formatexigens DSM 14469 DNA contains the following:
- the rpmH gene encoding 50S ribosomal protein L34 → MKMTFQPKKRSRSKVHGFRARMKTAGGRKVLSARRAKGRKVLSA, encoded by the coding sequence ATGAAAATGACATTTCAGCCGAAGAAGAGATCCAGATCAAAAGTTCACGGATTCCGTGCCAGAATGAAAACAGCGGGCGGAAGAAAGGTTCTTTCTGCAAGAAGAGCAAAAGGAAGAAAAGTATTATCCGCGTAA